Proteins found in one Primulina eburnea isolate SZY01 chromosome 16, ASM2296580v1, whole genome shotgun sequence genomic segment:
- the LOC140816705 gene encoding UDP-glucuronic acid decarboxylase 6 codes for MAKEASNGGSHITTKPPPEPSPLRRAKFFKANMRILVTGGAGFIGSHLVDKLMENEKNEVIVADNYFTGSKENLRRWIGHPRFELIRHDVTEPLLVEVDQIYHLACPASPIFYKYNPVKTIKTNVIGTLNMLGLAKRVGARILLTSTSEVYGDPLEHPQNESYWGNVNPIGVRSCYDEGKRVAETLMFDYHRQHGIEIRIARIFNTYGPRMNIDDGRVVSNFIAQAIRDEPLTVQLPGTQTRSFCYVSDMVDGLIRLMEGDNTGPINIGNPGEFTMLELAETVKEMINPDVKIVTVENTPDDPRQRKPDITKAKELLGWEPKIKLRNGIPLMEDDFRNRLEIPRNK; via the exons ATGGCCAAGGAAGCATCAAACGGAGGAAGCCATATCACAACCAAACCACCTCCTGAGCCTTCACCTTTGAGGAGAGCAAAATTTTTTAAG GCAAACATGAGAATTTTGGTTACTGGTGGAGCTGGATTCATTGGCTCTCATTTAGTTGATAAGCTGATGGAAAACGAGAAGAATGAG GTGATAGTCGCGGATAACTATTTTACGGGATCAAAGGAAAACTTAAGGCGATGGATTGGTCATCCTCGATTTGAGCTTATTCGACATG ATGTCACCGAGCCATTATTAGTTGAAGTTGATCAGATATATCATCTTGCTTGTCCCGCCTCCCCGATTTTCTAcaaatacaaccctgtcaag ACTATAAAGACTAACGTCATTGGGACACTAAACATGTTGGGACTTGCCAAGCGCGTTGGAGCTAG GATTTTACTCACGTCGACTTCAGAGGTTTACGGAGATCCACTCGAGCATCCTCAAAACGAGAGTTACTGGGGCAATGTGAACCCTATAG GGGTCAGAAGCTGTTACGATGAAGGAAAAAGAGTAGCTGAAACTTTGATGTTTGATTATCACAGGCAACATGGAATTG AAATACGGATTGCAAGGATCTTCAACACGTATGGACCACgaatgaatattgatgatggccGTGTTGTGAGTAATTTCATCGCTCAAGCTATACG TGACGAACCTTTGACAGTTCAGTTACCTGGAACACAGACTAGGAGCTTCTGTTATGTTTCTGACATG GTTGATGGTCTAATTCGACTGATGGAAGGAGATAACACCGGGCCAATAAACATAGGCAATCCAG GCGAGTTTACGATGCTGGAGCTTGCTGAGACTGTGAAAGAG ATGATCAATCCGGACGTGAAGATCGTGACTGTGGAGAATACTCCAGACGATCCTCGACAGAGAAAACCTGATATAACAAAAGCTAAGGAACTGTTAGGATGGGAACCGAAGATCAAGCTACGCAATGGCATTCCTTTGATGGAGGATGATTTTCGCAACAGGCTTGAAATTCCCAGGAATAAGTGA